The window CTGGGAGGGAATCCCGTCCCCGTATTCTTCAACACACAGGAGTTCAAGGTCGACAACTCCAAAGGGATCAAGAGGCTGCTAAGGGAGGACCTCACCAGGGACGGTAAGCCCGTACTGGACAGCATCATCAACACCATGAGCTTCAGCCAGACCCTGATCGCCACACCAGGGGCAGGGGAACAGGTCTTTGAGGAGAACATGTACATGGATTACGGCGTGCCCGTGATACAGTCCATGAACCTTGCGGAGGACGAGGAATGGTGGAACGGACATCTGGAGGGGCTCAATCCTGCCGAGATAGCGTACAGCGTCGTCCATCCGGAATTCGACGGACAGATCATAACCGTCCCTTCCGCCAGCACCGAGATCGCCGCCAACAGCGAGAGGTACTGCAAGAGCCTCACAGACAGGGCGTTCCGCGTGGCGGACATCGCCATCATGTGGGGCAGGCTCCGCCGCATAAAGAACAAGGACAGGAAGGTTGCCATCCTGCTCTACCAATATCCCGCAAAGAACGCGGGTGCCGGTGGCGCGAGCGGACTGGACACATTCGGAAGCGTCGTGAACATTCTCCGTCAGATGAAGGAGGAGGGCTACGATGTCGGGGAGAGGATCCCCGAGACCGCCAAGGAACTTGTGGACATCCTCCTCTCCGGTCTCACCAACGACACCGAATGGTTGTCCAACGAGGAGGTCAGAAAGCGTTCGGTCGACCTGATACCTCCGGAGCAGTACGACATATGGTACAGGGAGCTGTCGGAGACCGCACGCAACAAAATCGAAAAGGACTGGGGGAAGCCCCCCGGGGACATATACACCTCGAAGAACGACATGATAGTACCAGGCACCGTCTTCGGCAACATCATCGTCGGATTCCAGCCCGACAGGAGCAGGGACCTGCAGGCCAACTACCACGACCCGGATGTCGTCCATCCCCATCAGTACTACGCTTACTACAAATGGCTCAGATTCGACTTCGGCGCCGACGCGGTGATCCATGTCGGCACCCACGGGACGCTCGAATGGCTGCCGGGAAAATCGGTGGCCCTCGGGAACGACTGCTGCCCCGACTACATCATGACCTCCCTCCCGGACATCTACCCTTACATCATCGGAAACCCGGGGGAGGGGACCCAGGCGAAGAGGCGCGCCGCAGCCGTCATCATCGACCACATGATACCGACCATGACCCGTGCCGGCGGATACGATGACATACTGGAACTGGAGGGGGCCCTCCAGAACTACATGCAGGCCAAGACGCAGGGGCAGAACGAGAACGTCTCCATGATCAGGGAGAAGCTCAGGGAGATCCTTGGCAAGATGGAGATGTACAACGACATCGGACTCGTACCGGACTGCTCGAACGAGGAACTGGACGGCAGGATCGATGACCTCTACGATTACGTCGTGGATATCAAGGAGAATCTCATAAAGGATGGCCTTCACATCCTGGGCGACGTACCGAAGGACAAGAGACTGGAAGAGGACATCTACAGCCTCACCAGGGTCGACAACGGCGATATCCCCTCGCTCCGCCGCGGGATTTCCGAATCCATGGGATACGACATCCTGGACATCCAGAACAACGCCTCCGGGATCGACGAGAGGACCGGAAAGCTGAAGGGTCAGATCCTCGAGGAGGTCGAGACCACGATGGAAGGACTGATCTCGGAATTCGCCGAGGCAGGGTTCGATGAGGACCGCTGTCTGGCACTTGTGAAGAGGTTCGGTTCCGACGACATTAACACCACGGTATCGTTCCTCTGCACCAGCATCTATCCCAACCTCATGAGGATGCGCGACGAGGTCGGCAGCGTCATGAGCGCACTGGAGGGCAACTACATAGAGCCCGGACCGTCGGGATGCCCGACCAGGGGCAGGGCGCAGATCCTCCCTACGGGCAGGAACTTCTATTCCATAGACCCCGACTCCATCCCGTGGCATTCCAGCTGGGAGATCGGGAAGAGGATGGCCGACCAGATGCTGGAGAGGTTCGTCGACGAGCACGGCAGCTATCCGAAGAACATCGGCATAGTGATGTGGGCCACAGACACCATGAAGACCGGCGGTGACGACACCGCATATGTGCTCTGGCTCCTGGGGATACGCCCTGTATGGACAGGGTACGCGGGCAGGGTCAAGGACCTGGAGGTCATCCCGGTTTCCGAACTTGGGAGACCTAGGATAGACGTCACGCTCAGGATCAGCGGGCTGTTCAGGGACACCTTCCCCAACCTGGTCAGGATGATCGATCGCGCGGTGCAGACCGTCGCCGGCCTTGATGAATCCGAAGAGGAGAACTTCATCCTCGCCAACTTGCGTAGGGACATAGTCCTCTCCATCGAGGAGGGGATGCCGGAGGACCAGGCCAGGGAGGATGCCATGATCCGCATATTCGGTGATGCTCCTGGCACATACGGTTCCGGAAC of the methanogenic archaeon mixed culture ISO4-G1 genome contains:
- a CDS encoding cobaltochelatase CobN, yielding MPHPVKAGLLMKYVNIAVGTNDSFLMNKAVNTIRSMGYEVDYHYYNGSDLDEDPLYLADAVKVISSADFITIKVHGDTTYCKKFDKIKEAIETHHVCTHLICTDSWVVDEYRNHFLGTEEDYNLVTTYAVLAGDDNYIGLIKWALRKFDGLDIELPEPSHPLTEGIYMPGLENHSIKDFIDGLDPSKPNIGIFFYQKQWVTHNIDHIDGLIRAVQELGGNPVPVFFNTQEFKVDNSKGIKRLLREDLTRDGKPVLDSIINTMSFSQTLIATPGAGEQVFEENMYMDYGVPVIQSMNLAEDEEWWNGHLEGLNPAEIAYSVVHPEFDGQIITVPSASTEIAANSERYCKSLTDRAFRVADIAIMWGRLRRIKNKDRKVAILLYQYPAKNAGAGGASGLDTFGSVVNILRQMKEEGYDVGERIPETAKELVDILLSGLTNDTEWLSNEEVRKRSVDLIPPEQYDIWYRELSETARNKIEKDWGKPPGDIYTSKNDMIVPGTVFGNIIVGFQPDRSRDLQANYHDPDVVHPHQYYAYYKWLRFDFGADAVIHVGTHGTLEWLPGKSVALGNDCCPDYIMTSLPDIYPYIIGNPGEGTQAKRRAAAVIIDHMIPTMTRAGGYDDILELEGALQNYMQAKTQGQNENVSMIREKLREILGKMEMYNDIGLVPDCSNEELDGRIDDLYDYVVDIKENLIKDGLHILGDVPKDKRLEEDIYSLTRVDNGDIPSLRRGISESMGYDILDIQNNASGIDERTGKLKGQILEEVETTMEGLISEFAEAGFDEDRCLALVKRFGSDDINTTVSFLCTSIYPNLMRMRDEVGSVMSALEGNYIEPGPSGCPTRGRAQILPTGRNFYSIDPDSIPWHSSWEIGKRMADQMLERFVDEHGSYPKNIGIVMWATDTMKTGGDDTAYVLWLLGIRPVWTGYAGRVKDLEVIPVSELGRPRIDVTLRISGLFRDTFPNLVRMIDRAVQTVAGLDESEEENFILANLRRDIVLSIEEGMPEDQAREDAMIRIFGDAPGTYGSGTNILVRTSDWKDQDELGKIYRDYGEYAYGIGRFGERKPDAFRHKLMNMDVTVKNSVSREYDMFDNDDVYTDLGGFNAAVRSVRGTLPMSMIGFSADTTNLKTKTIDEEGRYIFRSKINNPKWFEGLKPHGFKGAQEISKMTEYVFGWDATSDIIEGWEYKSIAENFLFNKENAEWFREANPYAMMEVVSRLLEAIYRDMWDAGDEMQQRLQDLYEDLEGELEGLNDR